In the genome of Mixta calida, the window GAAGCGACCGCCAACTATATCGCCGGGCTCTGCGCGCAGTATGGCGTCGAGGCCAGCCGCATCGCACACGGCGTGCCGGTCGGCGGCGAGCTGGAAATGGTGGACGGCACCACGCTGTCGCACTCGCTGGCCGGACGGCACAAGATTAAATACTGACCACTTGCTGGCACATTCCGTTGTGCCAGCTTGAAAATATTTTTCCCATCCCCACATCTCCCTCAACGTTCGATAAACCTGTTTCAGTTGAGGTAGCCAAACCATGAAAGGACAAGAGACGCGTGGTTTCCAGTCAGAGGTTAAACAGCTTCTGCATCTGATGATCCATTCCCTCTATTCGAATAAAGAGATCTTCCTGCGCGAACTGATTTCCAACGCCTCCGATGCGGCGGATAAGTTACGTTTTCGCGCGCTCTCCACGCCTGAACTGTATGAAGGCGACGGTGAACTGCGCGTAAGGGTCTCTGTCGATAAGGAAAACCGCACGCTGACCCTGAGCGACAACGGTATCGGCATGCGTCGCGATGAGGTGATTGAGAACCTCGGCACCATCGCCAAATCAGGCACCAAGGCGTTTCTTGAATCGCTGGGCTCCGACCAGGCGAAAGACAGCCAGCTGATTGGCCAGTTCGGCGTCGGATTCTACTCCGCGTTTATCGTCGCCGATAAGGTGACCGTACGCACCCGCGCCGCCGGCGCGGCGCCGGAAGAGGGCGTATTCTGGGAATCCGCCGGCGAAGGCGAATACACCATCGACGATCTGACGAAAGCGGATCGCGGCACAGAGATCACTCTGCATCTGCGCGAAGGCGAGGATGAGTTCCTCGACAGCTGGCGCGTGCGCAGCATCATCAGCAAATATTCCGATCATATCGCGCTGCCGGTTGAGATCGAAACCAAAGATGAAGAGAGCGACACCACCAGCTGGGAAAAAATCAACAAGGCTCAGGCGCTGTGGACCCGCAATAAAGCGGAAGTCACGGACGAAGAGTACAACGAATTCTATAAGCACATCGCGCACGACTTCAGCGATCCGCTGACCTGGAGCCACAACCGCGTGGAAGGCAAGCAGGAATACACCAGCCTGCTTTACATTCCGGCGCGCGCGCCCTGGGATATGTGGAACCGCGATCATAAGCATGGCCTGAAGCTCTATGTGCAGCGCGTCTTTATTATGGACGACGCCGAGCAGTTTATGCCGAACTACCTGCGTTTCGTGCGCGGCCTGATCGACTCCAACGATCTGCCGCTGAACGTGTCGCGTGAAATCCTGCAGGACAACCGTATCACGCAGAATCTGCGCAACGCGCTGACGAAACGCGTTCTGCAAATGCTGGATAAACTGGCGAAAGATGATGCGGAGAAATATCAGCAGTTCTGGCGCGAGTTCGGCCTGGTGCTGAAAGAGGGCCCGGCGGAAGACCACGCCAACCAGCAGGCGATCGCCAAACTGCTGCGTTTCGCTACCACCAGCAGCGAAGGCTCAGCGCAGACCGTTTCGCTGGAAGAGTATGTCAGCCGCATGGTGGAAGGGCAGGAGAAGATTTACTACATCACCGCCGACAGCTACGCCGCCGCGAAAAGCAGCCCGCACCTGGAGCTGTTCCGTAAGAAAGGCATCGAAGTGCTGCTGCTCTCCGACCGCATCGACGAATGGATGATGAGCTACCTCACCGAGTTCGACGGCAAGGCGTTTCAGTCGGTCAGCAAAGCGGATGAAACGCTGGATAAGCTGGCTGACGAAGAGAACGAAGCGCAGAAAGAAGCGGAAAAAGCGCTGGAGCCGTTTGTCGA includes:
- the htpG gene encoding molecular chaperone HtpG, with protein sequence MKGQETRGFQSEVKQLLHLMIHSLYSNKEIFLRELISNASDAADKLRFRALSTPELYEGDGELRVRVSVDKENRTLTLSDNGIGMRRDEVIENLGTIAKSGTKAFLESLGSDQAKDSQLIGQFGVGFYSAFIVADKVTVRTRAAGAAPEEGVFWESAGEGEYTIDDLTKADRGTEITLHLREGEDEFLDSWRVRSIISKYSDHIALPVEIETKDEESDTTSWEKINKAQALWTRNKAEVTDEEYNEFYKHIAHDFSDPLTWSHNRVEGKQEYTSLLYIPARAPWDMWNRDHKHGLKLYVQRVFIMDDAEQFMPNYLRFVRGLIDSNDLPLNVSREILQDNRITQNLRNALTKRVLQMLDKLAKDDAEKYQQFWREFGLVLKEGPAEDHANQQAIAKLLRFATTSSEGSAQTVSLEEYVSRMVEGQEKIYYITADSYAAAKSSPHLELFRKKGIEVLLLSDRIDEWMMSYLTEFDGKAFQSVSKADETLDKLADEENEAQKEAEKALEPFVDRVKTLLGERVKEVRLTHRLTDTPAIVTTDANEMSTQMAKLFAAAGQAVPDVKYIFELNPDHALVKRAADTQDEARFAEWVELLLDQALFAERGTLEDPNQFIRRMNQLLLA